From one Streptomyces sp. R41 genomic stretch:
- a CDS encoding ATP-binding protein, which translates to MSPTPPARRLRLGLPRRVFSQVLLMQVAIAAGVAVLATGLFLAPLSAQLDDQAMRRALAIAQTTAVQPQIAEDLRTTRPSVDGPVQAEAERIRKASKAEYVVVMNMKGVRWSHTDPTQIGKKVSTDPRQALAGKDVMQIDTGTLGRSARGKVPLRDTDGRIVGAVSVGIKYDSVRARLIDAIPGLFGYAGGAMAVGALAAYLISRRVQRQTRDLAFSDISALLAEREAMLHGIREGVVALDRGGRVRLLNDEAQRLLGLDAEAIGQPLDDVLGPGRTTDVLAGRVTGTDLLTVRGQRVLVANRMPTDDGGAVATLRDRTELEQLGRELDSTRGLIDALRAQDHEHANRMHTLLGLLELEMYDDAVEFVGEVVGDHRVTAEQVTEKIHDPLLAALLVGKATVAAERGVALWISDRTLLPDRLIDPRGLVTVVGNLVDNALDAVAGTPHARVEVELRAVGRTAVLRVRDTGPGIPEERRELIFTDGWTTKKPPAHGKRGIGLSLVRRLAERQGGSAQVTEAEGGGAEFTIVLPEALTEPELAPEPEGPTTPDAGLGPKPEPHLVPGPSVSAETTTAVDVTDAKEESR; encoded by the coding sequence ATGAGCCCCACTCCCCCCGCACGACGACTGCGCCTCGGTCTGCCGCGGCGGGTGTTCTCGCAGGTGCTGCTGATGCAGGTGGCGATCGCCGCGGGAGTCGCCGTGCTCGCCACCGGACTGTTCCTCGCGCCGCTCAGTGCGCAGCTGGACGACCAGGCGATGCGCCGCGCACTCGCGATCGCGCAGACCACGGCGGTCCAGCCGCAGATCGCCGAGGACCTCCGGACGACGCGGCCGTCCGTGGACGGACCGGTGCAGGCCGAGGCGGAACGGATCCGGAAGGCCAGCAAGGCCGAGTACGTCGTGGTGATGAACATGAAGGGCGTGCGCTGGTCGCACACCGACCCGACGCAGATCGGCAAGAAGGTTTCGACCGACCCCAGGCAGGCCCTCGCCGGCAAGGACGTCATGCAGATCGACACCGGCACGCTGGGCCGCTCGGCCCGCGGCAAGGTGCCGCTGCGCGACACCGACGGCCGCATCGTCGGCGCGGTCTCGGTCGGCATCAAGTACGACAGTGTGCGCGCCCGGCTGATCGACGCCATCCCGGGGCTCTTCGGGTACGCGGGCGGAGCCATGGCCGTCGGTGCGCTGGCCGCGTATCTGATCTCCCGAAGGGTGCAGCGGCAGACCCGCGATCTGGCCTTCTCCGACATCTCCGCGCTGCTCGCGGAGCGCGAGGCGATGCTGCACGGCATACGGGAGGGCGTCGTCGCCCTGGACCGCGGCGGCCGCGTACGCCTCCTCAACGACGAGGCGCAACGTCTGCTGGGCCTCGACGCCGAGGCCATCGGGCAGCCGCTCGACGACGTGCTCGGTCCCGGACGTACGACCGACGTACTGGCCGGACGCGTCACCGGCACCGACCTGCTCACCGTCCGCGGCCAGCGCGTCCTGGTCGCCAACCGCATGCCCACCGACGACGGCGGCGCCGTCGCCACCCTGCGCGACCGTACGGAGCTGGAGCAGCTCGGCCGCGAACTCGACTCCACGCGCGGCCTGATCGACGCCCTGCGCGCCCAGGACCACGAGCACGCCAACCGCATGCACACGCTCCTGGGACTGCTCGAACTGGAGATGTACGACGACGCCGTGGAGTTCGTCGGAGAGGTGGTCGGCGACCACAGGGTGACCGCGGAACAGGTCACCGAGAAGATCCACGACCCGCTGCTCGCCGCCCTGCTGGTCGGCAAGGCGACCGTCGCGGCCGAGCGCGGTGTGGCCCTGTGGATCTCGGACCGGACCCTGCTGCCGGATCGGTTGATCGACCCGAGAGGACTGGTCACCGTCGTCGGGAATCTCGTCGACAACGCGCTCGATGCCGTCGCGGGCACTCCCCACGCGCGCGTGGAGGTCGAATTGCGCGCCGTGGGGCGTACCGCCGTTCTGCGGGTACGGGATACCGGCCCCGGCATCCCGGAGGAGCGGCGGGAGTTGATCTTCACCGACGGGTGGACCACCAAGAAGCCCCCGGCGCACGGAAAGCGCGGAATCGGCCTCTCCTTGGTGCGCCGGCTCGCCGAGCGGCAGGGCGGCAGCGCCCAGGTGACCGAGGCGGAGGGCGGGGGCGCGGAGTTCACGATCGTACTGCCGGAGGCGCTCACGGAGCCGGAGCTCGCACCGGAGCCCGAGGGTCCGACGACACCCGATGCGGGCCTTGGGCCGAAGCCCGAACCCCACCTCGTGCCGGGACCGTCCGTCTCCGCGGAGACCACCACCGCCGTGGACGTCACGGACGCCAAGGAGGAGTCGCGATGA
- a CDS encoding sucrase ferredoxin, translating to MSTCTTASRHLDEPLVGTAATARTWLLIEQPGPWGAKALTSSHLDPVLGRALEAAAEGTGVRIALIRRPGRHADCGTPSERHVYAAHTTPGNAWLHSATTSDPEQVLNLDFVALGMGDPHTFDAALQGRPHTGGPLALVCTNGKRDRCCALLGRPLAGELATSGVEGTWEVTHLGGHRFSPTVLVLPFGYAYGRVEAHTVKEILQGVQEGRVITEGCRGNSAWERPGQAAELAVRTATGEHAADALTVVRTDGAAPRWEVTVVHTDGRLWRVIVAQGASLPPRPESCGSALGSPARMDVVAVRELTRRALAVPC from the coding sequence GTGAGTACGTGCACGACCGCGTCGCGGCACCTCGACGAGCCCCTCGTGGGGACCGCAGCCACCGCGAGGACCTGGCTGCTGATCGAGCAGCCCGGCCCCTGGGGTGCCAAGGCGCTCACATCGAGCCACCTGGACCCCGTGCTCGGGCGCGCCCTCGAAGCGGCCGCGGAGGGCACCGGCGTACGGATCGCACTCATCCGCCGACCCGGACGGCACGCCGACTGCGGTACGCCCTCCGAGCGCCATGTGTATGCGGCCCACACCACTCCGGGAAACGCATGGCTGCACAGCGCCACAACGTCCGACCCGGAGCAGGTGCTCAACCTCGACTTCGTCGCGCTCGGCATGGGTGACCCCCATACCTTCGACGCGGCTCTCCAGGGTCGGCCCCACACAGGTGGCCCACTCGCCCTCGTCTGCACGAACGGCAAGCGCGACCGCTGCTGCGCCCTGCTCGGACGCCCCCTCGCGGGCGAGCTCGCCACCTCCGGGGTGGAGGGCACGTGGGAGGTCACCCACCTGGGCGGTCACCGCTTCTCGCCCACGGTGCTCGTCCTGCCGTTCGGATACGCGTACGGACGCGTCGAGGCCCACACGGTCAAGGAGATCCTCCAAGGCGTCCAGGAGGGGCGTGTGATCACCGAGGGCTGCCGCGGGAACTCCGCCTGGGAGCGGCCGGGCCAGGCGGCCGAGCTGGCCGTGCGTACGGCCACGGGAGAGCACGCCGCCGATGCCTTGACCGTGGTCCGCACGGATGGCGCCGCCCCGCGCTGGGAGGTCACCGTCGTCCACACCGACGGCCGTCTGTGGCGCGTCATCGTCGCGCAGGGTGCCTCGCTGCCGCCCCGCCCGGAGAGCTGCGGTTCGGCGCTCGGGTCGCCGGCCCGGATGGACGTGGTGGCGGTACGGGAGCTCACGCGGAGGGCGCTCGCCGTGCCCTGCTGA
- a CDS encoding response regulator — MIEVLVVDDDTRVARVNAAYVEKVPGFHVAGEAHSAAEALSRMEALPHLDLVLMDHYLPDETGLAVVQEMRRRGHQTDVIMVTAARDISTVQAAMRQGALQYLVKPFAFAGLRAKLEAYADLRRTLDGGGEAEQSEVDRIFGALSASAEPNLPKGHSPTTAELVRRALVNAEGPLSAQEVAEETGLSRQTAQRYLKLLERTGRARLTLKYGDAGRPEHRYVWATRA; from the coding sequence ATGATCGAGGTCCTGGTCGTGGACGACGACACCCGGGTCGCGCGGGTCAACGCCGCCTACGTGGAGAAGGTTCCGGGCTTCCATGTCGCGGGCGAGGCGCACAGCGCGGCCGAGGCGCTGAGTCGAATGGAGGCGCTGCCCCACCTGGATCTGGTCCTCATGGACCACTATCTGCCGGACGAGACGGGCCTCGCGGTCGTCCAGGAGATGCGCCGGCGCGGCCACCAGACCGACGTGATCATGGTGACCGCGGCCCGAGACATCTCGACGGTCCAGGCCGCGATGCGGCAGGGCGCGCTCCAGTACCTGGTGAAGCCGTTCGCCTTCGCGGGCCTGCGCGCCAAGCTGGAGGCGTACGCGGATCTGCGCCGCACCCTCGACGGTGGCGGCGAGGCCGAACAGTCCGAGGTGGACCGGATCTTCGGCGCCCTGTCGGCGAGCGCGGAGCCGAATCTGCCCAAAGGCCACTCCCCCACGACCGCGGAGCTGGTACGCCGCGCCCTGGTGAACGCCGAGGGCCCGCTGTCCGCCCAGGAGGTCGCGGAGGAGACCGGACTGAGCCGGCAGACCGCCCAGCGCTATCTGAAGCTCCTGGAGCGCACGGGGAGGGCCAGGCTGACCCTCAAATACGGCGACGCGGGCCGCCCGGAGCATCGCTACGTCTGGGCGACCCGCGCCTGA
- a CDS encoding ABC transporter substrate-binding protein, translated as MRKTARYSALAAAGLLALTSLTACANDAASTTADSGSNGGGGKGEHVKIMVGGLDKVIYLPAMLTQRLGYFQDEGLDVQLLSEPAGVQAETALVSGQVQGAVGFYDHTLDLQTKGKAVESVVQFSHAPGEVEIVSNKQADDITSPKDFKGKKLGITGLGSSTDFLTKYLAVKNGVKVSEFTPVAVGAGPTFISALQKGAIDGGMTTDPTVATVMQKNLGKVLIDMRTPQGSQEALGGPYPSSSLYMQTDWVNGHKETVQKLANAFVKTLKWMSTHSASDIAAKMPADYSQGSKTLYAGAIQSTLPMFTKDGVMPKDGPETVEKVLKAFNPNIKNADVDLSKTYTTEFVKNATTG; from the coding sequence ATGCGCAAGACCGCCAGATACTCCGCACTGGCAGCCGCCGGTCTGCTCGCTCTCACCTCGCTCACCGCCTGCGCCAACGACGCGGCCAGTACGACGGCCGACTCCGGCAGCAATGGGGGTGGCGGCAAGGGCGAACACGTCAAGATCATGGTCGGCGGCCTGGACAAGGTCATCTACTTGCCCGCGATGCTCACGCAGCGACTCGGCTACTTCCAGGACGAGGGTTTGGATGTCCAACTCCTGAGCGAGCCGGCCGGGGTTCAGGCCGAGACGGCCCTTGTCTCCGGACAGGTGCAAGGAGCCGTCGGTTTCTACGACCACACCCTGGATCTGCAGACCAAGGGCAAGGCGGTCGAGTCCGTCGTGCAGTTCTCGCACGCACCTGGCGAGGTGGAGATCGTCTCCAACAAGCAGGCGGACGACATCACTTCGCCCAAGGACTTCAAGGGCAAGAAGCTCGGCATCACCGGGCTGGGCTCATCGACCGACTTCCTCACGAAGTACCTGGCGGTCAAGAACGGTGTGAAGGTCAGCGAGTTCACGCCGGTCGCCGTCGGCGCCGGCCCGACGTTCATTTCCGCCCTCCAGAAGGGGGCCATCGACGGCGGCATGACGACGGACCCGACCGTCGCCACGGTCATGCAGAAGAACCTCGGCAAGGTGCTCATCGACATGCGTACGCCGCAGGGGTCGCAGGAGGCGCTCGGCGGGCCGTACCCGTCGTCCAGCCTCTACATGCAGACGGACTGGGTGAACGGCCACAAGGAGACGGTCCAGAAGCTGGCCAACGCCTTCGTGAAGACGCTCAAGTGGATGTCCACGCACAGTGCTTCCGACATCGCCGCCAAGATGCCCGCCGACTACTCCCAGGGCAGCAAGACGCTCTACGCCGGGGCGATCCAGAGCACGCTGCCGATGTTCACCAAGGACGGAGTGATGCCCAAGGACGGCCCCGAGACCGTCGAGAAGGTCCTCAAGGCGTTCAACCCCAACATCAAGAACGCCGATGTGGATCTGAGCAAGACGTACACCACGGAGTTCGTGAAGAACGCCACCACGGGCTGA